One Sphingomonas sp. KR3-1 DNA segment encodes these proteins:
- a CDS encoding NfeD family protein: MNLAELLAVPGLAWLILAALLAIAELLAPGIFLVFIAAGAAVAGIVTLLLPNFDLVFQVFLFAAASAAAVAVGRRWYRRNPVPSADPLLNDRVARLIGQVVTVVEPIVSGQGRVKVGDGEWLANGPDAPVGAQVRITGSKGGSLDVEPA; this comes from the coding sequence ATGAACCTAGCGGAACTGCTCGCCGTGCCTGGGCTCGCCTGGCTGATCCTCGCGGCATTGCTGGCGATCGCCGAGCTGCTGGCGCCGGGCATCTTCCTGGTGTTCATCGCCGCCGGCGCTGCGGTGGCCGGGATCGTCACGCTGCTGCTGCCCAATTTCGACCTGGTGTTCCAGGTGTTCCTGTTCGCCGCGGCTTCGGCGGCGGCGGTGGCGGTGGGCCGGCGCTGGTATCGCAGGAACCCGGTGCCGAGCGCCGATCCACTGCTCAACGACCGCGTTGCGCGGCTGATCGGCCAGGTGGTCACCGTGGTCGAGCCGATCGTGTCCGGCCAGGGCCGGGTGAAGGTCGGCGACGGCGAATGGCTGGCGAACGGGCCGGACGCGCCGGTGGGCGCGCAGGTTCGCATCACCGGCTCGAAGGGCGGCTCGCTCGACGTCGAGCCGGCCTGA
- a CDS encoding SPFH domain-containing protein: protein MFVLNVFLGAVAAVVVLYLFSSVTIVRQGYQYTIEHFGRFTSVATPGFNFFPAFFYRVGRRVNMMEQVIDIPGQEIITKDNAMISTDGVVFFQVLDAAKAAYEVSDLYVALLQLTTTNLRTVMGSMDLDETLSKRDEINARLLSVVDHATTPWGVKITRVEIKDIRPPADIVNAMGRQMKAEREKRANILEAEGSRAGAILRAEGEKQSKILEAEGRREAAFRDAEARERSAEAEAKATQLVSDAIEAGSSQSLNYFIAQKYVEAVGKFATSPNAKTILFPVEATQLIGTLGGIGELARDALGGGGNGGNPRPPAPPAAPRPRPFEPREG from the coding sequence ATGTTCGTACTCAATGTTTTCCTGGGCGCAGTGGCCGCCGTGGTCGTGCTCTACCTCTTCTCCAGCGTGACGATCGTCCGCCAGGGCTATCAGTACACGATCGAGCATTTCGGCCGCTTTACCAGCGTGGCGACGCCGGGCTTCAACTTCTTCCCCGCCTTCTTCTACCGGGTCGGCCGGCGGGTGAACATGATGGAGCAGGTGATCGACATTCCGGGGCAGGAGATCATCACCAAGGACAATGCGATGATCTCCACCGACGGCGTGGTGTTCTTCCAGGTCCTCGACGCGGCCAAGGCGGCTTATGAGGTCAGCGACCTCTATGTCGCGCTTCTCCAGCTGACGACGACGAACCTGCGCACCGTGATGGGTTCGATGGACCTCGACGAGACACTGTCGAAGCGCGACGAGATCAACGCGCGGCTGCTCTCGGTGGTCGATCATGCGACGACGCCGTGGGGCGTGAAGATCACCCGCGTCGAGATCAAGGACATCCGCCCGCCCGCCGACATCGTCAACGCGATGGGCCGCCAGATGAAGGCCGAGCGCGAGAAGCGCGCCAACATCCTGGAGGCCGAGGGCAGCCGCGCCGGCGCGATCCTGCGCGCCGAGGGCGAGAAGCAGTCGAAGATCCTCGAGGCCGAGGGCCGCCGCGAAGCCGCGTTCCGCGACGCCGAGGCGCGCGAACGCTCGGCCGAGGCGGAAGCCAAGGCTACGCAGCTGGTGTCCGACGCGATCGAGGCGGGATCGAGCCAGTCGCTCAACTATTTCATCGCGCAGAAATATGTGGAAGCAGTCGGCAAGTTCGCTACCTCGCCCAATGCCAAGACGATCCTGTTCCCGGTCGAGGCGACGCAGCTGATCGGCACGTTGGGCGGCATCGGCGAGCTGGCGCGCGATGCGCTGGGCGGCGGCGGCAATGGCGGGAACCCGCGTCCCCCCGCCCCGCCGGCAGCGCCGCGGCCGCGGCCGTTCGAACCCAGGGAGGGTTGA
- a CDS encoding CoA ester lyase, which translates to MTTARLAPRTALFLPASNPRAIEKARGLAADLVILDLEDAVKDEDKAGARHAAVAAVAQGFGPRLAAIRINGIESGEHLEDVAAIAASLADFVVLPKAESAGEVAQVVAALGKPLLAMIETPLGVLAAAEIAAVPGVSGLIAGTNDLAASLRLPPASGRAQMGVALQTIVLAARASQVWALDGVFNKLDDPEGLEAECREGRALGYDGKSLIHPGQIAIAARAFGPSDAELAEARALIAAATGGAERYQGRMIEAMHVEQARALLDLAL; encoded by the coding sequence ATGACCACAGCCCGTCTCGCACCGCGCACCGCCTTGTTCCTGCCGGCCTCCAATCCGCGCGCGATCGAGAAGGCACGAGGGCTTGCGGCCGATCTCGTCATCCTCGATCTCGAGGATGCGGTGAAGGACGAGGACAAGGCCGGCGCGCGGCACGCCGCGGTGGCGGCGGTCGCCCAGGGCTTCGGCCCGCGCCTTGCCGCGATCCGGATCAACGGGATCGAGTCGGGCGAGCATCTCGAGGATGTCGCCGCCATTGCCGCCTCGCTGGCCGATTTCGTGGTGCTTCCCAAGGCCGAGAGCGCCGGCGAGGTCGCGCAGGTGGTGGCGGCGCTCGGCAAGCCGCTGCTCGCGATGATCGAGACGCCGCTCGGCGTGCTCGCCGCTGCCGAGATCGCCGCGGTGCCGGGTGTCTCGGGCCTGATCGCCGGCACCAACGATCTCGCCGCCTCGCTGCGCCTGCCGCCCGCCAGCGGCCGCGCGCAGATGGGCGTCGCGCTCCAGACGATCGTCCTCGCCGCGCGCGCCAGCCAAGTCTGGGCGCTCGACGGCGTGTTCAACAAGCTCGACGATCCGGAGGGGCTGGAGGCCGAATGCCGCGAGGGCAGGGCGCTCGGCTATGACGGCAAGTCGCTCATCCATCCGGGCCAGATCGCCATCGCCGCCAGGGCGTTCGGCCCGAGCGACGCCGAGCTCGCCGAAGCCCGCGCGCTGATCGCCGCGGCCACCGGCGGGGCGGAGCGCTACCAGGGCCGGATGATCGAGGCGATGCACGTCGAGCAGGCGCGCGCGCTGCTCGATCTTGCCCTGTGA